One part of the Streptomyces lienomycini genome encodes these proteins:
- a CDS encoding glycosyltransferase family 2 protein, protein MNHAAHHGPTVTRERPHQDPTKPAPVGIVIATRDRSASLAVTVGNLLALPERPEVLVVDNASTDDTRAMLARDFPQVRVLTLPVNRGALARTDGVRALDTPYVAFSDDDSWWAPGALRTAARHFDEHPRLGLVSARTLVGPAEAADPLNDLLARSPLGAATDLPGTQVLGFLGCAAVARRTAYLDAGGYHPLLFFGAEETLLAYDLAARGWGVTHCPDVVAHHHPDPGPRTGRPAVVRRNELLTAWLRRPLPHALARTRALAADARRDPHARHALRETLSRLPAALRARRPLPPHVERAARLLDGADSADGAHGAHGAAS, encoded by the coding sequence ATGAACCACGCCGCGCACCACGGCCCGACGGTCACCCGTGAACGGCCGCACCAGGACCCCACGAAGCCCGCCCCCGTCGGCATCGTCATCGCCACCCGCGACCGCAGCGCCAGCCTCGCCGTCACCGTCGGGAACCTGCTCGCCCTGCCCGAGCGGCCCGAGGTCCTCGTCGTCGACAACGCCTCCACCGACGACACCCGCGCCATGCTGGCCCGCGACTTCCCCCAGGTCCGCGTCCTCACCCTGCCGGTCAACCGCGGGGCCCTCGCCCGCACCGACGGCGTCCGCGCCCTCGACACCCCGTACGTGGCGTTCAGCGACGACGACTCCTGGTGGGCTCCGGGCGCCCTGCGCACCGCCGCCCGGCACTTCGACGAGCACCCCCGGCTCGGGCTGGTCTCCGCCCGCACCCTCGTCGGCCCCGCCGAGGCCGCCGACCCCCTCAACGACCTGCTCGCCCGCTCCCCGCTCGGCGCGGCCACCGACCTTCCCGGCACCCAGGTGCTCGGCTTCCTCGGCTGCGCGGCCGTCGCCCGCCGCACGGCCTACCTCGACGCGGGCGGCTACCACCCCCTGCTCTTCTTCGGCGCCGAGGAGACCCTCCTCGCCTACGACCTGGCCGCCCGCGGCTGGGGCGTCACGCACTGCCCCGACGTGGTCGCCCACCACCACCCGGACCCCGGCCCCCGCACCGGCCGTCCGGCCGTCGTACGCCGCAACGAACTCCTCACCGCCTGGCTGCGCCGCCCCCTCCCGCACGCCCTCGCCCGCACCCGCGCCCTCGCCGCCGACGCCCGCCGCGACCCGCACGCGCGGCACGCCCTGCGCGAGACGCTCAGCCGCCTGCCCGCCGCGCTGCGTGCCCGCAGGCCCCTGCCGCCCCACGTGGAACGGGCCGCCCGCCTCCTCGACGGAGCCGACAGCGCCGACGGAGCCCACGGAGCCCACGGAGCGGCCTCGTGA
- a CDS encoding glycosyltransferase family 2 protein, producing MTDTRTTVVVITHNRRPELLRTLDRLAELPEKPPVIVTDNGSTDGTATAVARHHPEVRLLSPGRNLGAVGRNLAIRQVRTPYVAFCDDDSWWAPGSLSGAADLLDRHPAVGSVTARILVEPDGTEDPIVKELRDSPVPRPDWLPGPALGSFLAAATVLRTDAFRTAGGFHPRLWLGGEEELLAADLAANGWWLTYADHLTIHHHPSEMRDSTLRRAHGIRNTLWFTWLRRPLRPALRRTLHLARTVPRDTASLRAFAEATAALPWVLRERRVLPPEVEARLRSLEPAQRGSTARSYTG from the coding sequence GTGACGGACACCCGGACCACCGTCGTCGTCATCACCCACAACCGGCGCCCCGAACTCCTGCGCACCCTCGACCGGCTCGCCGAACTCCCCGAGAAGCCCCCGGTGATCGTCACCGACAACGGCTCCACCGACGGCACGGCCACCGCCGTCGCCCGCCACCACCCCGAAGTACGGCTCCTGAGCCCCGGCCGAAACCTCGGCGCCGTCGGCCGCAACCTGGCCATCCGTCAGGTACGCACGCCCTACGTCGCCTTCTGCGACGACGACTCCTGGTGGGCGCCGGGCTCCCTGTCCGGGGCCGCGGACCTGCTCGACCGCCACCCCGCGGTCGGCTCCGTCACCGCCCGCATCCTGGTCGAACCGGACGGCACCGAGGACCCCATCGTCAAGGAACTGCGCGACTCGCCCGTACCCCGCCCCGACTGGCTCCCCGGACCCGCGCTCGGCTCCTTCCTGGCCGCCGCGACCGTCCTGCGCACCGACGCCTTCCGGACCGCGGGAGGCTTCCACCCCCGGCTGTGGCTGGGCGGCGAGGAGGAGCTGCTCGCGGCCGACCTGGCGGCGAACGGCTGGTGGCTGACGTACGCCGACCACCTGACGATCCACCACCACCCCTCAGAGATGCGGGACTCGACGCTGCGCCGGGCCCACGGCATCCGCAACACCCTCTGGTTCACCTGGCTGCGCCGCCCGCTCCGCCCCGCCCTGCGCCGCACCCTCCACCTGGCCCGCACCGTCCCCCGCGACACCGCTTCCCTGCGCGCCTTCGCGGAGGCGACGGCCGCGCTGCCCTGGGTGCTGCGCGAACGCCGGGTGCTGCCGCCGGAGGTGGAGGCACGCCTGCGTTCCCTGGAGCCCGCCCAGCGCGGCTCGACGGCCCGCAGCTACACCGGCTGA
- a CDS encoding DUF3040 domain-containing protein translates to MSIGRLPEHEQRILDEVERALRRDRRLDRRLRTLRLHRRPDLTRVTAYRPRTATVLLLLALSVTLMAVGIATSEPGVIWAFAAVWPVTLFTLFRLLCRWTEG, encoded by the coding sequence GTGTCCATCGGCCGTCTCCCCGAGCACGAGCAGCGCATCCTCGACGAGGTCGAACGCGCGCTGCGCCGCGACCGGCGCCTCGACCGGCGCCTGCGCACGCTGCGGCTGCACCGCCGTCCGGACCTCACGCGCGTCACGGCGTACCGCCCGCGCACGGCGACCGTCCTGCTGCTCCTCGCCCTGTCGGTGACCCTGATGGCCGTCGGCATCGCCACCTCCGAGCCCGGCGTGATCTGGGCGTTCGCCGCGGTGTGGCCGGTGACGCTGTTCACGCTGTTCCGGCTGCTGTGCCGTTGGACGGAGGGCTAG
- a CDS encoding polysaccharide pyruvyl transferase family protein — MTGWFSFLHGEATAGDVLALARVERVLREAGLAYDVVWSPGFRADGTHFADVDPAAYSRLVFVCGPVHGPQVEELHRVFAHCARIAVGVSVVDPDSPAVTGFHRVLARDAAGAGPGVDLAARAPALPGVPVVGVVLTHGQHEYAGRRRHEEVAAVLTRWLGGRDCARLELETRLDAHDWRLCGTPAQLEAVLARLDLVVTDRLHGLVLALRAGVPVLAVDPVEGGAKVTAQAGACGWPALVAAERLEEALREGTLEHWWHWCLTEGRDEAARIGAAFRTRGAVPDAADGLVAALEAVAGPAG, encoded by the coding sequence GTGACCGGCTGGTTCAGCTTCCTGCACGGGGAGGCGACGGCGGGGGACGTGCTGGCGCTGGCGCGGGTGGAGCGGGTGCTGCGGGAGGCGGGGCTCGCCTACGACGTCGTGTGGAGCCCCGGTTTCCGTGCCGACGGCACGCACTTCGCGGACGTGGACCCGGCCGCGTACTCGCGGCTGGTGTTCGTGTGCGGTCCGGTGCACGGACCGCAGGTCGAGGAGTTGCACCGGGTCTTCGCGCACTGTGCGCGGATCGCCGTGGGCGTCTCCGTGGTCGACCCGGACTCCCCGGCCGTCACCGGTTTCCACCGGGTACTGGCCCGGGACGCCGCCGGGGCCGGGCCCGGAGTGGACCTCGCGGCCCGCGCCCCCGCGCTGCCGGGTGTGCCGGTGGTCGGGGTGGTGCTCACGCACGGGCAGCACGAGTACGCGGGGCGGCGCAGGCACGAGGAGGTCGCCGCGGTGCTGACCCGCTGGCTGGGCGGGCGGGACTGTGCCCGGCTGGAGCTGGAGACCCGGCTCGACGCGCACGACTGGCGGCTGTGCGGCACACCGGCCCAGCTGGAGGCCGTACTGGCCCGCCTCGACCTGGTCGTCACCGACCGGCTGCACGGGCTGGTCCTGGCGCTGCGGGCCGGTGTCCCGGTGCTGGCGGTGGACCCGGTCGAGGGCGGGGCGAAGGTGACCGCGCAGGCCGGTGCCTGCGGCTGGCCCGCGCTGGTGGCGGCCGAGCGGCTGGAGGAGGCGCTGCGGGAGGGGACGCTGGAGCACTGGTGGCACTGGTGCCTGACCGAGGGGCGGGACGAGGCGGCACGGATCGGCGCGGCGTTCCGGACGCGGGGCGCGGTGCCGGACGCGGCGGACGGCCTGGTGGCGGCGCTGGAGGCGGTGGCCGGACCGGCCGGTTAG
- a CDS encoding Asp23/Gls24 family envelope stress response protein, producing MAMNTGAELPEPGTGPGGAREPADDERLACGRLLSEVWESGEAGADDPHLRACPYCSAAVRQLDLLGAAVREAGGGREPEWDAGALTERVMDVVRVELRPGRPLPLGERDEDLWVREAMAAKTLRAAAETVPGVRAGSCRIRPAESGGSPSRGAVRVRLEVVVPLTPRLPDLAERIRSRVHGAADDALGLPVDHVDVHITDVVADAAADVDTDEGKLP from the coding sequence ATGGCGATGAACACCGGCGCGGAGCTGCCCGAGCCCGGCACCGGTCCGGGCGGGGCGCGGGAGCCCGCCGACGACGAACGGCTGGCCTGCGGGCGGCTGCTCTCCGAGGTGTGGGAGTCGGGGGAGGCGGGCGCGGACGACCCGCACCTGCGTGCCTGCCCGTACTGCTCGGCGGCCGTGCGGCAGTTGGACCTGCTCGGCGCCGCGGTGCGCGAGGCGGGCGGCGGACGGGAGCCGGAGTGGGACGCGGGGGCGCTGACCGAGCGGGTCATGGACGTCGTACGGGTGGAGCTGCGGCCCGGTCGGCCGCTGCCCCTCGGGGAGCGCGACGAGGACCTGTGGGTGCGGGAGGCGATGGCCGCCAAGACGCTGCGGGCCGCCGCCGAGACCGTGCCGGGGGTGCGTGCGGGCTCCTGCCGGATCCGGCCCGCCGAGTCCGGCGGCTCCCCCTCCCGGGGCGCCGTCCGGGTGCGGCTGGAGGTCGTGGTGCCGCTCACGCCGCGGCTGCCGGACCTCGCGGAGCGGATCCGGAGCCGGGTGCACGGGGCGGCGGACGACGCCCTGGGACTGCCGGTGGACCACGTGGACGTCCACATCACCGATGTCGTCGCCGACGCGGCCGCCGACGTCGACACCGATGAAGGGAAACTGCCGTGA
- a CDS encoding RNA polymerase sigma factor, which yields MPGDDGLLAVRAAEGDEDAFEVLVRRHAPGLLRLAASMLGSPSEAEDAVQDAFVSAWRRLPEFRGQSAFGTWMHRIVVNRCLNMLRSRRPVADLDSVPEPEAPDHAVSPARAAESHAAAVALGRSLSELSPEQRVCWVLRELEGQSYETIAETVGISPEAARGRVFRARRCLTEAMTAWR from the coding sequence GTGCCGGGGGACGACGGACTGCTCGCGGTGCGGGCCGCCGAGGGCGACGAGGACGCCTTCGAGGTGCTGGTACGCCGCCACGCGCCGGGACTGCTGCGGCTCGCGGCGAGCATGCTGGGCAGTCCCTCGGAGGCGGAGGACGCGGTGCAGGACGCGTTCGTCAGCGCCTGGCGCAGGCTCCCCGAGTTCCGCGGGCAGTCGGCCTTCGGCACCTGGATGCACCGCATCGTGGTCAACCGGTGCCTGAACATGCTGCGTTCCCGGCGCCCCGTGGCCGATCTCGACAGCGTGCCCGAGCCCGAGGCACCCGATCACGCCGTCTCCCCCGCGCGGGCCGCCGAGTCGCACGCCGCCGCGGTGGCGCTGGGCCGGTCGCTGTCCGAGCTGTCTCCCGAGCAGCGGGTGTGCTGGGTGCTCAGAGAGCTGGAGGGCCAGTCGTACGAGACGATCGCGGAGACGGTCGGGATCAGCCCGGAGGCTGCCCGCGGCCGGGTGTTCCGCGCACGACGCTGCCTGACGGAGGCGATGACCGCATGGCGATGA
- a CDS encoding Asp23/Gls24 family envelope stress response protein produces MTTAAQTATIETKSEKNGRTAQGGATTVSGGATGAAEPAATRGRTSIADVVVVKIAGMAAREIPGVYDMGGGLSRTIGAVRDRVPGGRPNVGRGVKVEVGERQTAIDLDLVVEYGVPIADLARDVRENVIDAVERISGLEVVEVNITVNDVHLPDDEDPERPVEARVE; encoded by the coding sequence ATGACGACGGCAGCGCAGACGGCCACCATCGAGACGAAGTCCGAGAAGAACGGGCGGACCGCACAGGGCGGCGCGACGACCGTGAGCGGCGGCGCCACCGGTGCCGCCGAACCGGCCGCGACCCGGGGCCGCACCTCCATCGCCGACGTCGTCGTCGTCAAGATCGCGGGCATGGCGGCGCGCGAGATCCCCGGCGTGTACGACATGGGCGGCGGCCTGTCCCGCACCATCGGCGCGGTCCGCGACCGGGTGCCCGGCGGCCGCCCGAACGTCGGCCGGGGAGTCAAGGTCGAGGTCGGCGAGCGGCAGACCGCGATCGACCTGGACCTCGTCGTCGAGTACGGCGTGCCCATCGCCGACCTCGCCCGGGACGTGCGGGAGAACGTGATCGACGCGGTGGAGCGGATCTCCGGCCTCGAGGTGGTCGAGGTCAACATCACGGTCAACGACGTCCACCTGCCGGACGACGAGGACCCCGAGCGCCCGGTGGAGGCGCGCGTGGAGTGA
- a CDS encoding DUF6286 domain-containing protein, with the protein MTGTPAAGGPARPAPAERGRTVVADRAVRRIAERAAGEADLAGRHARVTRGTATVRGSRADVAVDVRLPYPAALGETGERVRGRMAARVAELSGLTVRAATVRVQSLSANRAAPPPSPPEGTGPSGGRSRRPWSARRAPAALCALVATAACAMLLYDVLSVRLADRRPARWRTGTIDWLATHGPGDTAVVAGGAAAAVLGAWLLGLALTPGLRGVLPMAPVPGHPDQRAVLDRTAAAELVRDTASAVPGVTHVRVRCGRRRVRLRARLAFGDRATARTALRTTTDAALTTLGLSRRLTPRVTLRTEPHWRPPGTEPGPGPTTTGPAPERAAPPGPDAGEAPPDPAPSKTDAPPDPAPSKTDAPHVPAPSKEDDS; encoded by the coding sequence GTGACGGGAACACCGGCCGCGGGCGGGCCCGCGCGCCCGGCACCGGCCGAGCGGGGTCGGACCGTCGTCGCCGACCGCGCCGTACGCCGGATCGCGGAACGGGCCGCCGGCGAGGCCGACCTCGCCGGGCGCCACGCCCGGGTGACCCGCGGCACGGCGACGGTGCGCGGGAGCCGCGCCGACGTCGCGGTCGACGTGCGGCTGCCGTACCCGGCGGCGCTCGGGGAGACGGGGGAGCGGGTCCGCGGCCGGATGGCGGCCCGGGTCGCCGAGCTGAGCGGCCTCACCGTGCGGGCGGCGACCGTCCGCGTCCAGTCGCTGAGCGCGAACCGGGCGGCTCCGCCCCCGTCCCCGCCCGAGGGCACCGGCCCGTCCGGCGGCCGGTCCCGGCGCCCCTGGTCGGCCCGCCGGGCCCCGGCCGCGCTGTGCGCACTGGTGGCGACGGCCGCGTGCGCGATGCTCCTGTACGACGTCCTGTCGGTGCGTCTGGCCGACCGGCGTCCGGCGCGGTGGCGCACCGGCACGATCGACTGGCTGGCGACGCACGGCCCCGGGGACACCGCCGTCGTCGCGGGCGGCGCCGCGGCCGCGGTGCTGGGCGCCTGGCTGCTGGGCCTCGCCCTCACCCCGGGCCTGCGCGGCGTCCTCCCGATGGCCCCGGTCCCCGGACACCCCGACCAGCGGGCCGTACTGGACCGCACCGCCGCCGCCGAACTCGTGCGGGACACCGCCTCGGCCGTCCCCGGCGTGACACACGTCCGGGTGCGCTGCGGCCGACGCCGCGTGCGCCTGCGGGCCCGCCTCGCCTTCGGCGACCGCGCCACGGCCCGCACCGCCCTGCGCACCACCACCGACGCCGCCCTCACCACCCTGGGCCTGTCCCGCCGGCTCACACCACGCGTCACCCTCCGGACCGAACCGCACTGGCGCCCGCCCGGCACGGAACCCGGGCCCGGACCGACGACCACCGGCCCCGCCCCCGAGCGGGCCGCGCCGCCCGGCCCGGACGCCGGCGAGGCTCCGCCCGACCCGGCGCCGTCGAAGACCGACGCTCCGCCCGACCCGGCGCCGTCGAAGACCGACGCTCCGCACGTTCCGGCGCCGTCGAAGGAGGACGACTCGTGA
- a CDS encoding YihY/virulence factor BrkB family protein, which produces MTTHLEARLTRFRDRSVPWTGALRRVPRAMWDDNVSDWAAALTYYAVLALVPALVVTASVIGLVAPDLTDRLIADVTSWAPAQSGAELHRTLHEAAGERSAALTVAVAGGLGALWSASSYLAVFRRALHEMHGVPDRRPLWHRLHRIVATALSLLGLLVASALVLLLTGPLARTLGGWFGIGPTATTAWSLLRWPVLLCLVALLVLVLFRTGPAPARRTRQAVPGGALAALLWLTSSAAFSLYASGIGTYGRLYGSLAGVVVFLVWLWVSHLALLAGARFAVELGRRAPRGQEPS; this is translated from the coding sequence ATGACGACCCACCTGGAGGCACGCCTGACCCGGTTCCGGGACCGCTCGGTGCCCTGGACGGGCGCGCTGCGCCGGGTGCCGCGCGCGATGTGGGACGACAACGTCTCCGACTGGGCCGCCGCCCTCACCTACTACGCCGTCCTCGCCCTGGTGCCCGCCCTCGTCGTCACCGCGTCCGTCATCGGCCTGGTCGCCCCGGACCTGACGGACCGCCTCATCGCCGACGTGACGTCCTGGGCGCCCGCCCAGTCCGGCGCCGAACTGCACCGCACCCTGCACGAGGCGGCCGGAGAGCGCTCCGCCGCCCTGACCGTGGCCGTCGCGGGCGGCCTCGGCGCGCTGTGGTCCGCCTCCAGCTACCTGGCCGTCTTCCGTCGCGCCCTGCACGAGATGCACGGCGTGCCCGACCGGCGCCCCCTGTGGCACCGGCTGCACCGCATCGTCGCGACCGCGCTGAGCCTGCTCGGGCTGCTCGTCGCCAGCGCCCTGGTACTGCTGCTGACGGGGCCGCTGGCCCGAACCCTGGGCGGATGGTTCGGAATCGGGCCGACGGCGACCACCGCCTGGTCCCTGCTGCGCTGGCCGGTACTGCTGTGCCTGGTCGCGCTGCTGGTCCTGGTCCTGTTCCGCACCGGCCCCGCACCGGCCCGCCGCACCCGGCAGGCGGTCCCCGGCGGCGCCCTGGCGGCGCTGCTGTGGCTGACCTCCTCCGCGGCCTTCTCCCTCTACGCCTCCGGCATCGGCACCTACGGCCGGCTGTACGGCTCCCTGGCCGGCGTCGTCGTCTTCCTGGTGTGGCTGTGGGTGTC